The genomic stretch CCAAACCACTGCACTGCAGTATCGTCTGGAGCGGCTGACTTATCTGGTTTCAACTATCATCCGCTTCTCATTGATTATAAAGATATTCAGCTTTGTTTTTTTCATCTTTACTTTAGACAAACTTTCGAACATTATTCCTGGAGCCATGTGTGGTGCCGGCGTCACCAATGCTTCACCTTACGGCAGTTATGTTCTGCTCGTCAAGCTTTTTAGCCTTTATCTTTTTGGGGTTTGGTTGATGATCGACCGGGAGGACCAGAAAACGGAGGACTATCGATATACGGTAAAGAAGTTTAGATATTTTATCATCATTTACCTGTTCTTCCTGATCGAATTAAGTCTGCAATATCTTTATCTCAGTGACATCGATCCTGAAAAAATCGTGAGTTGTTGCGGTACTGTTTTCAACGCTGCCAGCACCAGTTTTGCCGGGCAGTTACTCAATATCCCAAATGGAATCGTACTTCCCTCATTCTATACTATTTTTGCTCTGCTCATGTGGACCAGCTTGCGTCAGGATGTCATTTGGACCGGTATTCTCAACCTCTTCTTTTTGGCTTTTGGACTGCTAACCCTGATCAGTTTTTTCAGCACCTATATCTACGAGCTACCCAGCCACCAGTGTCCATTCTGTTTACTCCAAGGCGACTATCACTATGTTGGGTATCTGATCTATGCCCTGTTATTAAGCGGATCTTTCTTTGGGATCGCTGCTTTGGCTCTTAATCTTTTCTTAGGGATTCACCTCAAGATCTTAAAGCTATCCATCTTACTCAATACCGCCTTTGTCGTACTGGTCTCGGCCTACCCCCTGTTCTATTACATCAGGAATGGGGTTTGGCTGTAACCGTTAAAATGAAAAACGCCCAGCATGTGCCGAGCGTTTTTTTGATAGACGATTAGCTTGTGTACTAAGCTTCGCGAATAACTGCCTGAGCAGCGGCCAATCTGGCGATGGGTACCCGGTAAGGTGAACAACTCACATAATCCAGACCAGCCCTGTGACAGAATTCAACTGAACTTGGCTCACCGCCATGTTCACCACAAATTCCCAGCTTGATATCGGGACGGGTTTCTTTTCCGAGCCTACAAGCCATCTCAATCAATTGGCCAACACCTTCCTGATCAAGCACTTCGAAAGGATCATTCTTCAAGATGCCTTTTTCCAGGTAAACTGGCAGAAACTTTCCTGCATCATCACGAGAATATCCGAAGGTCATCTGTGTCAGATCATTGGTACCGAATGAGAAAAATTCAGCACTGGTTGCGATTTTGTCAGCCGTCAATGCTGCCCGTGGAATTTCGATCATGGTTCCAACCAGGTGATCGATAGACTCACCCGTTTCAGCAAACAGGGCTTTGATCGTTTCCCGAACAAACTCTTCCTGCATCTTCATTTCGGTCAAGGTTCCGGTCAACGGGATCATGATCTCCGGCTTGGCAACAATGCCTTTAGCTTGAAGAGCTAAAGCAGCACCCATAATAGCCCGGGTCTGCATCACGGTGATCTCAGGATAAGTGTTTCCCAAGCGACAACCACGGTGACCCAACATGGGATTGAATTCAGACAAATCTTCAACTTTTGCCTTAATATCAGCAACTGAAATGCCCATGACATCGGCCATTTCCTGTTGACCCTTTTCATCATGAGGAACAAACTCATGGAGTGGGGGGTCAAGGAGACGAACGGTAACGGGAAGATCCTGCATGGCTTCAAAGATACCTTCGAAATCCTTTTGCTGAATTGGCAACAATCTCTCAAGGGCAGCCTCTCGACCAACAACATCCTCAGCCAGGATCATTTCGCGCATGGCTATGATCTTATCGCCTTCAAAGAACATGTGCTCTGTCCGACAGAGGCCAATTCCCTTGGCACCAAATTCACGCGCGATTTTACTCTCCCGGGGAGTATCAGCATTGGTTCGAACATACATCCTGGCATATTTATCAGTGATGCCCATGAGCTTACCAAAATCACCACTTACTTCAGGATCAATGGTTTTGATCTTATCCAGGAAAATCTCACCGGTGGAACCGTTAAGGGAAACCCAGTCACCCTCGTTAAAGACTTCGCCATTAATTGTCATTGTACGGGTTTTGTAGTTGATTTTCAATTCTCCAGCACCGGACACACAGCATTTTCCCATTCCACGCGCAACAACTGCAGCATGAGAGGTCATGCCACCGCGAGCGGTTAAGATCCCATTGGCGATATTCATGCCTTCCAGATCTTCAGGAGAGGTCTCCATTCGGGTTAGAATTGTATCCTTATACTTATTTGCTTCGTCTGCAAAGAATACCAACTGACCGGTTGCTGCTCCTGGAGAAGCTGGCAAACCTTTGGTAAGCCGTTTTGCAGAAGCCATGGCTGCTTTGTCAAAAACAGGGTGTAGCAATTCATCCAATTTGTTTGGTTCAATATGCATCAAGGCTTCTTTTTCATCGATCTCGCCTGCAGCAAGCTGCTCCATGGCAATCCGTACCATGGCAGCGCCAGTCCGTTTTCCACTACGGGTTTGAAGCATCCAAAGCTTACCATCCTGGATGGTGAACTCAATATCCTGCATATCCTTATAATGATCTTCAAGCTTGGTTTGATAATCATCCAGTTCAGTGTAGATCTCCGGCATTAATTCTTCCAGAGAAGGAAAATTCTTTATCCGCTCCGCCTCGCTTACATCTGCCAGTACCGCCCAGCGCTCCGAGCCTAATTTGGTAATCTGCTGAGGTGTCCGCACACCGGCAACCACATCTTCACCCTGAGCGTTGATCAGGTATTCTCCATTGAAAACATCTTCACCTGTCCCAGCATCACGGGTAAAAGCTACACCTGTTCCAGAGTTGTCGCCCATATTACCGAAGACCATGGCCTGTACGTTGACAGCTGTGCCCCAGTCACCAGGGATTTTATTCATTTTGCGATAATAGATGGCTCTGGGGGTTTCCCATGAATCAAAAACTGCCATAACGGATCCCCAGAGTTGCTCCCAGGGATTATCGGGAAATTCTTTACCGGTTTGTTTTGTAACAGCAGCTTTAAATCTTGATACCAGATTTCTGAGATCTTCAACGGTGAAATCTGTATCCAATTCAACACCACGTTCTTCTTTTAATGCTTCCATGATGGCTTCGAAGGGATCGATATCCTCTTTGGATTGTGGTTTCATGCCGAGTACGACGTCACCGTACATCTGAACAAAACGGCGGTATGAATCCCAGGCAAAACGATCATTACCGGATTTTTTGGCCAACGCTTCAACGGCGCTATCATTCATCCCCAGATTCAGAACCGTATCCATCATCCCAGGCATGGAAACTCTGGCTCCTGAGCGAACGGAGATCAATAATGGATTTTCAGGATCACCAAATTTTGCACCCATGGTTTCTTCGGTTTGGGTAATAGCAGCTTCAACTTCTGCTTTGATCAGAGCAACGGTTTGTTCCTGACCAATTTTGTTATACTCGGTACAAACCTCTGTGGTAATTGTAAAACCTGCAGGAACCGGAATCCCCAGGCCACTCATCTCAGCCAGGTTAGCACCCTTACCACCCAGAAGATTCCGATAGGAAGCATCTCCTTCAGCTTTTCCTCCACCAAATACGTAAACATGTTTTGCCATTATTAAATCATCCTTTCACATCTATATATAAATTTTATTAAATCGTATCTCAGGTCTGAGTGACGAAAGTCCATGCCTCCAATTAAACGCTTCATAGCCCGATTTACCAGTATTTTCAGCCAACTCAAACCCTTCTTGCTTAAGCGTTCCAGATAGCAAAAAAGTCTGCCGTTGGCAAGTGAGTTTTTTCGTGGATTTTAGTGACTCCCGTCTAGATTTTAAGGTGAAGACCCTACTCATTCATGCCCTGCGATCAGAAGCCGGGATCCTGAAACAGCATTTTCCACAAGCTGATAAGATCTCTGCTCAACATGATCCTGGCATATTTGCGCTTGACCATAACTACGATTTGGTAAGAACAGGTGTGGGACTGGATCGTTCAAAATTCATCCTCGAACAGATTTCCAATATTAAAAATTATAATCTGGTCATTCATTTTGGGGTCAGCGGTGCTCTTGATGACAAACTGCAAATTCACACTCTGATCCGTAGTCATCAATTCAAAGCTAATGGTCAGCACATGATCACGCTGGATCCGCTCAAACATTTGGTACATCAAGGCGTAAAGGAAACCATTTTTTTTAGTAGTCAATCAGCTGTAATTGACGAAGTCTCCCGGGAACAGCTAATTCCCACTGGTGCCGGAGCCGTCGATATGGAATCCTACTCTGTGGCCGAATTCTGTCAG from Candidatus Neomarinimicrobiota bacterium encodes the following:
- the ppdK gene encoding pyruvate, phosphate dikinase, which translates into the protein MMAKHVYVFGGGKAEGDASYRNLLGGKGANLAEMSGLGIPVPAGFTITTEVCTEYNKIGQEQTVALIKAEVEAAITQTEETMGAKFGDPENPLLISVRSGARVSMPGMMDTVLNLGMNDSAVEALAKKSGNDRFAWDSYRRFVQMYGDVVLGMKPQSKEDIDPFEAIMEALKEERGVELDTDFTVEDLRNLVSRFKAAVTKQTGKEFPDNPWEQLWGSVMAVFDSWETPRAIYYRKMNKIPGDWGTAVNVQAMVFGNMGDNSGTGVAFTRDAGTGEDVFNGEYLINAQGEDVVAGVRTPQQITKLGSERWAVLADVSEAERIKNFPSLEELMPEIYTELDDYQTKLEDHYKDMQDIEFTIQDGKLWMLQTRSGKRTGAAMVRIAMEQLAAGEIDEKEALMHIEPNKLDELLHPVFDKAAMASAKRLTKGLPASPGAATGQLVFFADEANKYKDTILTRMETSPEDLEGMNIANGILTARGGMTSHAAVVARGMGKCCVSGAGELKINYKTRTMTINGEVFNEGDWVSLNGSTGEIFLDKIKTIDPEVSGDFGKLMGITDKYARMYVRTNADTPRESKIAREFGAKGIGLCRTEHMFFEGDKIIAMREMILAEDVVGREAALERLLPIQQKDFEGIFEAMQDLPVTVRLLDPPLHEFVPHDEKGQQEMADVMGISVADIKAKVEDLSEFNPMLGHRGCRLGNTYPEITVMQTRAIMGAALALQAKGIVAKPEIMIPLTGTLTEMKMQEEFVRETIKALFAETGESIDHLVGTMIEIPRAALTADKIATSAEFFSFGTNDLTQMTFGYSRDDAGKFLPVYLEKGILKNDPFEVLDQEGVGQLIEMACRLGKETRPDIKLGICGEHGGEPSSVEFCHRAGLDYVSCSPYRVPIARLAAAQAVIREA